From a region of the Coffea arabica cultivar ET-39 chromosome 3e, Coffea Arabica ET-39 HiFi, whole genome shotgun sequence genome:
- the LOC113737932 gene encoding uncharacterized protein produces MEGHRKLITKMKIWGYGGGSRGGSAWGDGILLIKMMSGAMRVAVLLLFCFHFFVVSRVVGRDVNFVKDEKFLTGVGKGGGFGFGAGGGFGTGAAGGGWGGGGGGGGGIGGGGIGGGAGGGFGGGGGFGKAGGIGGGAGGGFGGGGGGGAGGVGGGAGGGVGGGAGGGAGGGGAAGGGIGGGAGGGAGGGAGVGGGAGSGGGAGGGVGGGAGGGAGGGAGIGGGAGGGGGAGGGAGGGAGVGGGAGGGGAGIGGGAGGGGGAGGGVGGGAGGGAGVGGGAGGGGAAGGGVGGGAGGGAGGGAGAGGGVGGGAGGGAGGGGGVGGGAGGGAGTGGGIGGGAGGGAGGGVGGGAGGGAGGGGGAGAGGGVGGGAGGGIGGGAGGGAGGGVGGGAGGGLGGGGGVGGGAGGGFGKGGGIGGGAGGGFGAGGGFGGGHGGFGKGGGVGFGGGTGPGIGRRKM; encoded by the exons ATGGAGGGTCACCGGAAACTGATAACTAAGATGAAGATTTGGGGGTATGGTGGCGGGTCACGGGGTGGCTCCGCCTGGGGAGATGGA ATTCTTCTGATAAAAATGATGAGTGGGGCAATGAGAGTTGCGGTTCTATtgcttttttgttttcatttttttgtagTTAGTCGGGTTGTAGGGAGAgatgtgaattttgttaagGATGAGAAGTTTTTGACTGGTGTTGGTAAGGGAGGTGGGTTTGGATTTGGAGCTGGGGGTGGTTTTGGGACTGGTGCAGCAGGAGGAGGATGgggaggtggaggtggaggtggggGTGGAATAGGAGGCGGCGGCATTGGAGGAGGTGCAGGTGGGGGATTTGGTGGCGGTGGTGGATTTGGAAAAGCTGGTGGTATAGGAGGAGGCGCCGGTGGTGGCTTTGGAGGAGGTGGAGGCGGAGGAGCTGGTGGAGTAGGCGGTGGTGCCGGAGGTGGCGTTGGAGGAGGTGCCGGTGGAGGAGCAGGTGGTGGTGGTGCTGCTGGAGGTGGCATTGGAGGAGGTGCTGGTGGAGGAGCCGGTGGTGGTGCTGGAGTTGGAGGAGGTGCAGGTAGTGGTGGTGGTGCTGGTGGTGGCGTTGGAGGAGGTGCTGGTGGAGGAGCAGGTGGTGGTGCTGGAATTGGAGGAGGtgcaggtggtggtggtggtgctgGAGGCGGCGCTGGTGGAGGAGCTGGAGTTGGAGGAGGTGCAGGGGGTGGTGGTGCTGGAATTGGAGGGGGtgcaggtggtggtggtggtgctgGAGGTGGCGTTGGAGGAGGTGCCGGTGGAGGAGCTGGAGTTGGAGGAGGTGCAGGGGGTGGTGGTGCTGCTGGAGGTGGCGTTGGAGGAGGCGCTGGAGGAGGTGCGGGTGGTGGTGCTGGTGCTGGAGGTGGCGTTGGAGGAGGTGCCGGTGGAGGagcaggtggtggtggtggagttgGAGGCGGTGCAGGGGGTGGTGCTGGTACTGGAGGTGGCATTGGAGGAGGTGCAGGGGGTGGAGCTGGTGGAGGAGTAGGTGGTGGTGCAGGAGGTGGGGCTGGTGGTGGAGGTGGGGCTGGAGCAGGCGGGGGAGTAGGAGGAGGGGCTGGTGGAGGCATCGGTGGTGGTGCCGGAGGTGGAGCAGGTGGAGGCGTAGGAGGAGGGGCTGGAGGAGGCCTTGGCGGAGGTGGCGGAGTAGGGGGTGGAGCAGGTGGTGGCTTTGGGAAAGGTGGAGGTATAGGAGGTGGTGCAGGTGGTGGTTTTGGGGCTGGAGGAGGCTTTGGTGGAGGGCATGGGGGATTTGGTAAGGGTGGAGGAGTTGGTTTTGGAGGCGGGACTGGTCCTGGAATTGGACGTCGCAAAATGTGA
- the LOC113737232 gene encoding putative disease resistance protein At1g50180, with protein MPMAEPIVSFLLETIGHLLIEEGKFLSGVTEEAKQLHSELKMMRALLKDADEKRHEAEVVKEWVSQSKDLAYEAENMLETHAFRLASRQMARGTRNVIRRYTCIVNECYIRHKVGLEIQNLNARVSNQRRSFQEYGIRAATEREESSSRQQQLRMTYSYVADDEDFVGLEHDIEKLMQVLVNEAEFSGSCGVVSICGMGGSGKTTLARKLYNHSNAKHHFDSFAWVCISQQWQTREILQGILVSFFPERRREIEKWRDDEMVGELLRFQQNRKCLVVLDDIWSTDAWECIKVAFPIRNKGKILLTSRNKDVAMRIGPNGFHHESRLLTDAESWELLQRKALRDRPIQGDGDVHDFEVLGQQMVKFCGGLPLAVVVLGGILATKHSFNEWNVVYRNIKSFLAKGESIEHQGKVHKILGLSYDNLPYKLKPCFLYLSAFYEDEEVPIERLYQLWMAEGMVSAEDQMGEESMMDIAESYLGELAKRCIVQVQQVTVADGETLRSPRKFWSCHLHDLMRDFCIAKAREENFLKVFGYQHGNEVELAGSTSSSTGNIHRHVIYLGDQDASKYAQEGETTKHLRTLLFCATKHGSMTAQLAESQMNMFKMLRSLTIQGVNSPGLENSKNSPKLPIGHLIHLRYLSLRSSKFVMSPSSISRLEHLETLDLSNAKIVWTRNVPLRMLRLRYLYLPHDISVQIYASSNLEILEGANLGKVVINFSESINLQELQEYRGELEGIEEIINCVSHSHKLNHASIWTPVIPKFFGLEKGLALLRQLFRSNLQCLRLEGPLGKLPEYESNFFGNLLELQLRESRLEEDPMAILEKLPNLKTLKFCNHSFNGKEMTCHSRGFPQLRFLLLHHLHQLEKWTVEEGGMANLSCLYICDCERLPMIPEGLRFIKPLKELVIQGMPGEFLNRVRLVDGQKGEDFDKICHIPSIRIDEPPLLEATFLVLPVVMLFAFHSVM; from the exons ATGCCG ATGGCCGAGCCCATTGTATCATTTCTTTTGGAAACGATCGGGCATTTGTTGATTGAAGAGGGAAAGTTCTTAAGTGGGGTGACTGAAGAGGCTAAGCAGCTTCATTCAGAGCTAAAGATGATGCGGGCACTATTAAAAGATGCTGACGAAAAGCGACATGAGGCTGAAGTTGTTAAAGAGTGGGTTTCACAGAGCAAAGATCTAGCTTATGAAGCTGAAAACATGCTTGAAACTCACGCTTTCAGGCTTGCATCAAGACAGATGGCAAGAGGTACTAGGAATGTCATTCGTAGATACACTTGTATCGTGAATGAATGTTATATTCGTCATAAAGTTGGATTAGAGATTCAAAATCTCAATGCCAGAGTCTCTAATCAGAGAAGATCTTTTCAAGAATATGGAATAAGGGCTGCAACAGAAAGAGAAGAATCAAGCTCTCGGCAGCAACAATTGAGGATGACATATTCCTATGTTGCTGATGATGAAGATTTTGTTGGATTGGAACACGACATCGAGAAGCTAATGCAGGTCCTGGTGAATGAAGCTGAGTTCTCTGGCTCCTGTGGAGTTGTTTCCATTTGTGGCATGGGAGGTTCAGGAAAGACAACTCTTGCACGAAAGCTATACAACCATTCTAATGCAAAGCATCATTTTGATAGTTTTGCGTGGGTTTGTATATCCCAACAATGGCAAACAAGAGAGATCTTGCAAGGAATCTTGGTTAGCTTCTTCCCAGAAAGAAGAAGGGAGATTGAGAAGTGGAGAGATGATGAGATGGTTGGGGAACTTCTTCGATTCCAGCAGAACAGAAAATGCCTCGTAGTTCTTGATGACATCTGGTCGACTGATGCATGGGAATGCATCAAAGTTGCATTTCCAATCAGAAATAAGGGCAAGATATTGCTCACAAGTCGTAACAAAGATGTAGCAATGCGCATTGGTCCAAATGGTTTCCACCACGAATCAAGACTGTTAACCGATGCTGAAAGCTGGGAGCTGCTCCAAAGAAAGGCATTGAGAGACAGACCTATCCAAG GAGATGGAGATGTTCACGACTTTGAAGTGTTAGGCCAACAAATGGTTAAATTTTGCGGAGGTCTTCCTTTAGCTGTGGTCGTTCTAGGAGGAATTCTTGCAACAAAACACAGCTTCAATGAGTGGAATGTAGTTTACAGAAATATCAAGTCCTTCCTAGCAAAAGGAGAAAGCATCGAACATCAAGGAAAAGTGCACAAGATTTTGGGTCTAAGTTACGATAACTTGCCATACAAATTAAAGCCTTGTTTCCTTTACTTAAGTGCATTCTATGAAGATGAAGAAGTGCCCATAGAGAGGTTATATCAGTTGTGGATGGCTGAAGGGATGGTCTCTGCAGAAGACCAAATGGGGGAGGAATCAATGATGGACATTGCTGAAAGCTACTTGGGAGAGTTGGCCAAACGATGTATAGTCCAGGTTCAACAGGTGACGGTAGCAGATGGGGAGACACTGCGAAGCCCTAGAAAGTTTTGGTCATGTCACCTTCATGACCTCATGAGAGACTTCTGCATAGCAAAGGcaagagaagaaaattttttgaaggtcTTTGGTTATCAACATGGGAATGAAGTCGAGTTGGCCGGCTCCACTTCATCATCAACCGGTAACATTCACAGACACGTGATTTATTTGGGTGACCAGGATGCTTCCAAGTATGCTCAGGAAGGGGAAACAACGAAGCATCTTCGAACGCTTCTGTTTTGTGCCACGAAACATGGAAGTATGACAGCACAATTGGCAGAGTCCCAAATGAATATGTTCAAGATGCTAAGATCTTTGACAATTCAAGGCGTCAACAGTCCAGGCCTAGAAAACAGTAAAAATAGTCCCAAGTTACCGATAGGTCATCTCATTCACTTGAGATACCTGAGTTTGAGAAGTTCCAAATTTGTCATGTCGCCCTCGTCCATAAGCCGCCTGGAACACTTGGAAACTCTTGATTTATCTAATGCCAAAATAGTATGGACGAGAAATGTGCCATTAAGGATGCTGCGACTGAGGTACCTATATCTTCCTCATGATATCTCTGTGCAAATATATGCCTCAAGTAACCTTGAAATCTTAGAAGGCGCCAACCTTGGAAAAGTTGTAATAAATTTCTCTGAGTCTATTAATCTTCAGGAGCTACAAGAATATAGGGGAGAATTGGAAGGTATAGAAGAAATCATCAACTGCGTATCACATTCACACAAGCTAAATCATGCAAGTATCTGGACTCCAGTTATTCCTAAATTTTTCGGCCTAGAAAAGGGATTAGCACTTCTGAGGCAATTGTTCCGCAGCAATCTCCAATGTCTACGGCTAGAAGGACCTTTAGGAAAGTTACCTGAGTATGAATCCAACTTCTTCGGAAACCTATTGGAACTGCAGTTAAGAGAATCCAGGCTTGAAGAAGATCCCATGGCGATACTGGAGAAACTCCCAAACTTAAAAACACTCAAGTTCTGCAACCATTCCTTTAATGGAAAAGAAATGACTTGCCATTCGAGGGGATTTCCTCAGCTCAGGTTTCTTCTGCTCCATCATTTGCATCAGTTAGAGAAGTGGACGGTGGAGGAAGGAGGCATGGCTAATCTTTCTTGTCTCTATATTTGCGACTGTGAACGCTTACCAATGATTCCAGAGGGATTGAGGTTTATTAAACCACTCAAAGAATTGGTGATTCAAGGAATGCCTGGTGAATTTCTGAACAGGGTTCGATTGGTGGATGGTCAGAAAGGAGAggattttgacaaaatttgccACATTCCTTCAATAAGGATCGATGAGCCTCCACTTCTTGAAGCAACATTCCTCGTTCTCCCGGTCGTAATGCTGTTTGCCTTTCATTCTGTGATGTAA
- the LOC113737931 gene encoding uncharacterized protein, protein MSLSDRKRKERGEHPSPFPSTRKSSAEATAVNNLNPTTSLGGSESSALHNNRLLAGYMAYEYLTEGTLLGQKFDPARAQAAPVQSAGSHSRKVERSWRNKPEAEPNKLRSQSYAEVASLLKSDGNHIPGVVNPTELARWFQL, encoded by the coding sequence ATGAGTTTGAGCGACCGAAAGCGTAAAGAGAGGGGGGAGCATCCTAGCCCTTTCCCATCAACCAGAAAATCGTCAGCTGAAGCGACGGCTGTTAATAATTTAAATCCAACGACGTCGTTAGGAGGTTCGGAATCATCAGCTTTGCATAATAATCGGCTTCTAGCTGGTTACATGGCTTACGAGTATCTAACGGAAGGGACTCTGTTGGGTCAGAAGTTTGACCCGGCTAGAGCCCAGGCCGCGCCTGTTCAGTCAGCTGGCTCTCACTCGAGGAAGGTGGAGAGGAGCTGGAGAAATAAACCTGAAGCCGAGCCGAATAAGCTGCGTAGCCAGAGTTACGCTGAGGTGGCGAGCTTGTTGAAGAGTGATGGGAACCACATTCCTGGTGTAGTCAATCCTACGGAGCTGGCTCGATGGTTTCAACTCTGA
- the LOC113736230 gene encoding protein NPGR2, with amino-acid sequence MRIKYWLHKRKSRFSGRLRKMMKCICSGEQLRVDEIIPSSESLATRDYSASGFSSRTGEADTKVDTSNIEEAESSLRESGYLNYEEARALLGRLEFQKGNLEAALHVFEGIDIAAVTPKIKLSIARRCELPRRLSQSDPGPPMSMHAVSLLIEAIFMKAKSLLALRRFTEAAQSCKIILDTVEAAAPEGLPESFVSDCKLLDTLNKAVELLPELWKLADVPQEAILSYRRALLYQWNLDMETRTKLEKEFATFLLYSGTDAAPPNLRSQTEGSFIPRNNIEEAVLLLLILLRKFVTKRIGWDPSVIDHLCFALSIADEFSTAAHQIEELPPGIIEDREKYTTLALCYCGEGESLVALNLLRNILNNKENHNCIFELLLASKICGENSEYLEEGEAYAHKVVSKFQGRCDHLASIAHYLIGVSLSAQSKKVCSDSQKISRQSEAIEALETAQRLTDDTNPNVLYYLSLENAEQRKLGAALYYAKKVLKIEAGSGLKGWILLARILSAQKRYGDAESIINAALDETGKWDQGELLRTKAKLQIAQGRLKDAIATYTHLLAVLQVQKKSFGVHKKLLRNRRNINRSLELETWHDLANVYTSLSQWRDAEACLVKSEAINPHSASRLHSTGVLYEARGMKNEALKFFEAALNIEPDHVPSLISVATVLRQLSNQSLPVVKSFLSDALRLDRTNPSAWYNLGLLYKSEIGTSILEAAECFEAAALLQESAPVEPFR; translated from the exons ATGAGAATTAAATACTGGCTtcacaaaagaaaaagtagatTTAGTGGGAGATTGCGGAAGATGATGAAATGCATTTGTTCTGGGGAGCAGCTAAGAGTTGATGAAATAATTCCTTCATCAGAGTCTTTGGCAACCAGGGACTACTCAGCAAGCGGATTTTCTTCTCGAACTGGTGAAGCTGATACAAAGGTTGATACTAGCAACATTGAAGAAGCCGAATCTTCACTACGTGAGAGTGGCTATTTGAATTATGAG GAAGCGAGAGCTTTATTGGGGCGACTTGAGTTTCAAAAAGGAAACTTAGAGGCTGCTCTTCATGTTTTTGAAGGCATAGACATTGCTGCTGTGACTCCCAAGATAAAACTTTCAATTGCTAGAAGATGTGAGCTCCCCAGACGTCTTTCACAAAGTGATCCAGGTCCACCTATGTCGATGCATGCTGTAAGTTTGCTCATTGAGGCAATTTTTATGAAAGCAAAATCACTTCTGGCCCTCAGAAGATTCACAG AAGCTGCTCAATCATGTAAAATAATTTTGGACACTGTTGAAGCTGCAGCCCCGGAAGGCCTGCCTGAAAGTTTTGTTTCTGACTGTAAATTATTGGATACATTAAACAAGGCTGTTGAGTTGCTTCCAGAGTTGTGGAAACTTGCCGATGTTCCTCAAGAAGCAATTTTATCATATAGGCGTGCTCTTCTGTATCAGTGGAATCTTGACATGGAAACCAGAACCAAATTAGAAAAGGAGTTTGCAACCTTTCTTCTCTATAGCGGCACTGATGCAGCCCCTCCAAATCTCCGCTCCCAGACAGAGGGGTCATTCATTCCACGAAACAATATTGAAGAGGCTGTACTCCTCCTATTAATTCTGCTAAGAAAGTTTGTTACGAAGAGAATTGGATGGGATCCATCAGTTATTGATCATCTGTGTTTTGCATTATCGATCGCGGATGAATTTAGTACTGCTGCACACCAGATTGAGGAGTTGCCTCCTGGAATAATTGAAGACAGAGAAAAATATACTACTCTAGCACTCTGCTATTGTGGGGAAGGGGAAAGCTTGGTGGCTTTAAACTTATTAAGGAACATACTGAATAACAAAGAGAACCATAATTGCATATTTGAGCTCTTACTTGCATCAAAGATCTGTGGAGAGAATTCTGAATATCTTGAAGAAGGTGAAGCATATGCTCACAAAGTGGTTTCCAAGTTTCAGGGAAGATGTGACCATTTGGCAAGCATTGCTCATTACTTAATTGGAGTTTCACTCTCGGCTCAATCAAAAAAGGTTTGCTCAGATTCTCAGAAAATCTCCAGACAGTCTGAAGCAATTGAGGCACTTGAAACTGCCCAAAGACTGACAGATGACACTAATCCTAATGTGCTTTATTATCTTAGTCTTGAAAATGCTGAACAGAGAAAATTGGGGGCCGCTCTTTATTATGCGAAGAAAGTATTGAAAATTGAGGCAGGATCTGGTCTAAAGGGATGGATTCTTCTAGCCCGCATACTGTCTGCTCAGAAAAGGTATGGAGATGCTGAAAGCATAATAAATGCTGCTTTAGATGAGACAGGAAAGTGGGATCAGGGAGAATTGCTAAGAACCAAGGCTAAACTGCAGATTGCGCAGGGTCGTCTGAAGGATGCCATTGCGACATATACTCATCTTCTTGCTGTTCTTCAAGTTCAGAAAAAAAGTTTTGGTGTCCATAAGAAGCTCTTGAGG AACAGGAGGAACATTAACAGAAGTTTAGAATTGGAGACATGGCATGACCTTGCAAACGTATACACAAGCTTGTCACAGTGGCGGGATGCTGAGGCTTGTCTTGTGAAGTCGGAGGCTATTAATCCTCATTCTGCTTCTAGACTGCACTCAACAG GTGTACTTTATGAAGCAAGGGGCATGAAGAATGAAGCCCTGAAATTTTTTGAGGCGGCATTGAACATCGAACCAGACCATGTTCCGAGTTTGATATCTGTTGCAACTGTTTTACGACAACTGAGTAACCAATCACTGCCAGTTGTGAAGAGCTTTCTTTCTGATGCATTGCGCCTTGATAGAACAAACCCTTCTGCATGGTACAACCTTGGTCTGCTCTACAAAAGTGAAATTGGAACGTCAATACTAGAAGCTGCTGAATGTTTTGAGGCAGCTGCTCTTCTCCAGGAGTCTGCACCAGTGGAACCTTTCAGATGA